Proteins co-encoded in one Maylandia zebra isolate NMK-2024a linkage group LG16, Mzebra_GT3a, whole genome shotgun sequence genomic window:
- the rapgef4a gene encoding rap guanine nucleotide exchange factor 4 isoform X3, giving the protein MAGLLAPRYGVMESGCNADRLPDKENISNNSFVVSKPLNKKSFIQSPAKPHPKCFSQVPSEKILRAGQILRNAILSRAPHMIRDRKYHLKTYRRCCVGTELVDWQLQQSSCVHSRVQAVGMWQVLLEEGVLNHVDQELSFQDKYLFYRFLDDEQEDASFPTEDERRESQEELQDTLLLLSQIGPDAHLRMILRKPPSERTADDLEIIYEELLHIKALSHLSTTVKRELAGVLIFESHAKAGTVLFNQGEEGTSWYIILKGSVNVVIYGKGVVCTLHEGDDFGKLALVNDAPRAASIVLREDNCHFLRVDKEDFNRILRDVEANTVRLKEHGQDVLVLEKSLSSSRTSVQGSSSSHYKYNVMSGTPEKILEHLLEMMRLDSQFTESDSALDDFVLMHCVFIPNTQLCPVLMSHYHAQASQGSEQEKLDYTLNNKRRVIRLVMHWAAVNGDHLQEEDVSGLFLEEFFMAVSNDAKAFPALRDQLTELERIVKRNAEDARSSQKKHKVLLRHFSVGEEKLQKRQPIRSNDEILFKVYCCDHTYTTIRVPVAASVREVIGAVADKLGSAEDLLLVGLSSAGEKTIFKPSDMSVFSTLSINGRLFVCRRDQLDSLTTLPEQEGPSTGSLASFELMSSKDVAYHMTSYDWELFHCVHELELIYHTFGRQYVKKTTVNLDLFLRRFNEIQFWVITEMCLCPQLSKRVQLLKKFIKIAAHCKEYRNLNAFFAIIMGLSNPAVCRLSQTWEKLPSKFKKFYVEFENLMDPSRNHRAYRLTVAKLEPPIIPFMPLLIKDMTFTHEGNKTFIDSLVNFEKMRMIANTVKIVRYCRSQRFSPESPLPSKNHPDVWTYIRQLNVIDNQRMLTQLSHGLEPRRS; this is encoded by the exons GACTGCCTGACAAAGAGAACATAAGCAACAACTCGTTTGTTGTCTCCAAACCTCTGAATAAG AAGTCATTCATTCAAAGTCCAGCCAAACCCCACCCTAAATGCTTTTCTCAG GTCCCCTCCGAGAAGATCCTCCGTGCAGGGCAGATTCTCCGGAATGCCATCCTCTCCAGGGCGCCTCACATGATCAGAGACAGGAAGTACCATTTGAAGACGTACAG GCGGTGTTGTGTGGGGACAGAACTGGTTGACTGGCAATTGCAGCAGAGCTCATGTGTCCACTCTCGCGTTCAGGCTGTAGGCATGTGGCAGGTGCTGCTGGAAGAAGGTGTTCTCAACCACG TGGACCAGGAGCTGAGCTTCCAGGACAAGTACCTTTTTTACCGCTTTCTGGACGATGAACAGGAGGATGCCAGTTTCCCCACTGAAGACGAAAGAAGGGAGAGCCAAGAGGAGCTACAGGATACCTTGCTGCTTCTCTCGCAGATCGGGCCTGATGCCCATCTGAGGATGATCCTGAGGAAACC TCCATCTGAAAGGACAGCAGATGATTTGGAGATCATTTATGAGGAGTTGCTTCATATTAAGGCCTTGTCACACCTCTCCACCACT gtgaagagagagctggcCGGAGTGCTGATCTTTGAGTCCCATGCAAAGGCAGGAACAGTAT TGTTCAATCAGGGTGAGGAGGGCACATCCTGGTACATCATTTTAAAGGGCTCAGTCAATGTTGTCATCTATGGAAAA GGTGTTGTTTGCACTCTTCATGAAGGAGACGACTTTGGGAAGCTGGCGCTTGTCAACGACGCCCCCCGCGCCGCCTCCATTGTCCTGCGAGAGGACAACTGTCATTTCCTGAGAGTCGACAAGGAGGACTTTAACAGGATTTTGAGG GATGTGGAAGCCAACACTGTGCGACTGAAGGAGCACGGTCAGGACGTTCTGGTGTTAGAGAAGAGCCTCAGCAGCAGTCGAACATCTGTCCAGGGATCCTCTTCCTCTCATTACAA ATACAACGTAATGTCTGGGACGCCGGAGAAGATTTTGGAGCACCTCCTTGAAATGATGCGATTGGATTCTCAATTCACAGAGTCAG actCAGCCTTAGATGACTTTGTGCTCATGCACTGTGTCTTCATACCCAACACTCAGCTGTGTCCGGTGTTGATGTCCCA CTACCATGCCCAGGCCTCGCAGGGATCTGAACAGGAGAAGCTGGACTACACGCTTAATAACAAGCGCAGGGTGATCCGGCTGGTGATGCACTGGGCTGCCGTAAATGGGGATCACCTGCAGGAAGAGGATGTCTCAGGGTTGTTTCTGGAG gagtttTTCATGGCAGTATCTAATGATGCCAAAGCCTTTCCTGCCCTCAGGGATCAACTAACAGAACTGGAAAGAATTGTAAAACGCAA TGCTGAAGATGCCAGATCCTCACAGAAAAAG CACAAAGTCCTGCTGCGGCATTTCAGTGTGGGAGAGGAGAAGCTTCAGAAACGTCAGCCCATCAGGAGTAACGATGAAA TCCTGTTCAAAGTCTACTGCTGTGACCACACCTACACCACAATCCGGGTCCCTGTAGCCGCTTCAGTTAGGGAGGTTATCGGTGCTGTGGCTGACAAGCTGGGGTCAGCGGAGGACCTGCTCCTGGTCGGCCTCAGTTCGGCAGGAG AGAAAACCATCTTTAAGCCCAGTGATATGTCGGTGTTCTCCACACTCAGCATTAATGGACGGCTGTTTGTGTGTCGGAGGGACCAGTTGGATTCTTTG ACCACTTTACCTGAGCAGGAGGGTCCCTCTACAGGATCACTGGCCAGCTTTGAGTTAATGAGCTCTAAGGACGTGGCTTACCACATGACTTCCTATGACTGGGAACTTTTCCACTGTGTACATGAG CTTGAACTCATCTATCACACATTTGGGAGACAATATGTGAAGAAAACCACTGTGAACCTGGACCTGTTCCTGAGGAGGTTCAATGAAATTCAGTTTTGGGTGATCACTGAGATGTGTTTGTGTCCTCAGCTGAGCAAGCGAGTACAGCTTCTTAAGAAGTTTATCAAGATCGCTGCCCA CTGCAAGGAGTACAGAAATCTGAATGCCTTCTTTGCTATCATTATGGGCCTAAGTAACCCGGCTGTTTGCAGACTGAGTCAGACATGGGAG AAACTTCCCAGTAAATTCAAGAAGTTTTATGTGGAATTTGAAAACTTGATG GATCCGTCCAGGAACCACAGGGCGTACCGGCTAACAGTAGCCAAACTGGAACCTCCCATCATTCCTTTCATGCCCCTGTTGATCAAAG ACATGACATTTACTCATGAGGGCAACAAAACATTTATCGACAGTTTGGTCAATTTTGAGAAAATG CGGATGATAGCCAACACAGTGAAAATAGTGAGATACTGTAGAAGCCAGAGATTCA GTCCAGAGTCACCACTGCCAAGCAAGAACCACCCTGACGTTTGGACTTATATTCGTCAGCTTAACGTGATCGATAACCAAAGGATGCTTACTCAGCTCTCTCATGGACTTGAGCCCCGCAGGTCTTGA